ttttgaaaaaatatatgaaactgTAAAAATCGAAAACATAAAGAGATAGAATTTAATGTTTGTTTGGACAAGTTGTAGGAAAATGCTAGGTGAAAAAGTTGTGGTGTTGTGTAATTgaaggaaaaatattttatctTTGCTGAgcctttgttttttgtttgggttttctataaaagtgtttttgttacttttttcaAGTGTTTTGCTTGCTTTGCTACTaaactttttaattaatttccttttttaaaatattgtttttctttttttggtttctcAAAAGTTTTTCCTTTGTTTAGTTGGTTGGTACAGTGTCGCGGACATTGTGAACTTGCAAAACGGCCACAGCTTCCTCAACCTTGGCCTTAAGAGCCTCAAGATCTTCAATCATGTGCAAAAGCTCAGAGTTTTCAATCTCCAACAACATGCCGGTAATTTTACCGGCCATGTTGGGATGCATGCGTTCGATCATGGGATACAAACGTTCgcccaaaatttgtttttgttcttgggGAGTGGCACTGGCCAACATAGTGGTTAAGAGTTTGTCCTGACCTAGaagcaaaaaagaaagaaaaaaaacagaGACAACTTTAGAACACCTATATCCCCGGAAAAGGGTTTTTCTTTGCAACTTACCACCCTTTTGATGCATCTGTTGAACCTTTGGCTGAGCTGGTActtgttgcacagtgggattgcGCACATTGGTGTTATATTTGTAGTTGGCGGCACGTTGCTGTCCGGAACCAGTTGGTATAGGAGCTCCAGCCAATGGCATGTTGGCTGCGGGAATTGTTTGTTGGCCAGTGATGGCACGGGCACCGCTGTTGCGCATTGAATTGCCAGCGCCAGCATGAGCTCCTTGAACACCTTGTTGTTGGCCGCGTGCTCCGGCACCAGCATTTGGTGGACGATATTGAGCACCACCAGCACCTGCCATGGCGGGATTTTGGAAGCCACCAGCAGCTTGGCCAGCTGGAGCCACTCCTTGGGCTCCGGCAACGGGGCGTGGCACTTGACCGGCCCAGCGAGGTGTGTTGCGCATTGTTGTAGGCACTTGAGGGCCAAAGAAGCGTTGTCCGGGTCCCATGGTGGGAACGAAGAAACTGCCAGCGGTGGTGGGCTGGAAGATTTGTCCCAGAGTCTGCATACGCATGCCGCCCATATGACGCATGTATTGTGTGGCCAAATGGGCCTTACGAACTTCCTTGCGCTGAGCCAAGGCCACATACAAAGGCTTGGAGCCGATAACACGACCATTCAACTCGGTCACAGCGCATGTGGCTTCATTGGGAGCCACGAAACAAACGAAGCCAAAGCCCTTGGAGCGTCCTTCTTCGTCGGTCATAACCTTGGCCGAAGTGATGGTGCCATACATAGAGAACTCCTTGCGCAGACGTTCATCGTCAATGGTGTCATCCAAGTtcttgacatacaaattaacaCCAAACACTGATTCTTGGCGTTTCTTCTTCAATTCCTCAAATTTGCGTTTGAGTTCCTGTTGGCGTTCAGCCTTCTTTTGGGCACGGGCAACATAGAGGTTCTTGCCTTCGCTGGTCTCTTTGCCATTGAGGGCTTCGACAGCTGCCTCAGCAGCTTCCGTGGTCTCAAAAGCCACAAAGCCAAAGCATTTACTCTTCCCATCATCTTTTGTCATTACTTTGTAACTGGTTATCTTGCCATAAGGCTCAAACATTTCCTTAAGCTTCTCGTCATCAATGTCATCGGTGAAATTCTTCACATACACGTTGGTGAACAATTTAGCCTTTTCACCAAGCTCCTTCTCGCGCTCTTTGCGTGGTATGAATTTGCCCACATAGACTTTCTTGCCATTCAACAACATGCCGTTGACTTTTTCAATGGCAATATTGGCAGCCTCTTCTGTCTCGAAATGAACAAAACCATAACCCTTGGAGACGCCTTTGTCATCGGTGGCAACTTTGCAACTCAAGATATTGCCAAAAGCGGAAAATGTATCATAGATGGCCTTATTGTCAATGGTCTTGTCCAAGTTCTTAATGAAGACATTGCCGATACCAGAACGACGCAATGAGGGGTCACGTTGAGACCACATAATGCGAATTGGTTTGTTACGGATTAAATCAAAGTTCATTGTATCCAGAGCACGTTCAGCTGCAAAGataagaaagaaataaaaaaaaagttcaccaTAAATTATGTGTAGCCAACAATGAttatagcaaaaattaaataaaataaaagggtCACATTAATAACTTTTATCTTCAAAGTGGACACAATTTAATAATCAGGAGAATTATGTTGGACGGGATATGTATACATTATGGACTTCAAATGAATATTGCATGTACCTCTTACAATGGGGTCACTTGACATAACTTCTTAAACAGCTGATAAAGGGTTTTATGATAAGAGGTGTTATTTTGGTATTCAAAGAATAatgtaattttataaaataaatgataggatatttttttttttcataataaagAGCGAGGTGTGTCGTTGATACTGAAAAAGTATATGAGCCAAATGTCCATTACGACCACGCTTACATATATCGTTTTCACGACATTTTCCATAACTAAATCGTAAAATGACTGCCCTATGTCCTCGATAGTCTCACGAGTTCTATCTTACATCGAAGCTGGGCTGTAGGGGCCCGCCTTATCTTtcacttgatcccccaaagAGAGAAGTTGCAAGATGTTAAATCACAAAATCTCGGCGGCCAATGGTGGTCACCTCTTCCAAAGACAACACGATCGGGAAACTTTTCCAGTAAAAGAGCAATGCTTTCGTTGCTTGTGTGGCCCGTAGAACAGTCAAAAAGTAAACGCTGTCCAGGTCAATACCATTCAACTCCGACCATaaaaatcattaattttttGCCGATAGTGCAGCAACCCATTCACCGTAACCCAttcaaagtaacctctaaaaagaaaatttgaatgcaggaattccgtgctacttacaaaatccttaattgttttcaataccactcccctacgttggttcatgtcggatattgtgtctccacctaagtgccggcgaaggcgaaagccgggcaatgacaaaggaaatgctccaaagcctcataatcttccccgcatgccctacacatgctatcacttgccgcaccgattttacacaagtgagctcgtagtcctatgagtaccgttatgataccaatagctatactgacttccttcctacttcttttcagtaatagccccgtcctctcacgatctggatccaacCATAGGGTTTttggccgtcctaccgaccgtttcgctgttccacaatgttgcatgggcaTTCGCCGCCCACTCCCTTGACTCGGACTGCGTAGACCCGAAAGGCTtgaggttaaccaagtttattgacggcagtcctctggctctgGCTTtctccgccaaatcgtctgtcctttcatttccccttactccgttatggcccggcacccaaacgatgcggatgttgccatcctcagagaaggcgttaatctccttcttacactgcaagactgttcatgaccgtCCTCTGaccgttgttattgcccttatggcaatttcact
The genomic region above belongs to Stomoxys calcitrans chromosome 5, idStoCalc2.1, whole genome shotgun sequence and contains:
- the LOC106082557 gene encoding polyadenylate-binding protein — its product is MNTAGPNYQMASLYVGDLHQDINESGLFDKFSLAGPVMSIRVCRDIITRRSLGYAYVNFQQPADAERALDTMNFDLIRNKPIRIMWSQRDPSLRRSGIGNVFIKNLDKTIDNKAIYDTFSAFGNILSCKVATDDKGVSKGYGFVHFETEEAANIAIEKVNGMLLNGKKVYVGKFIPRKEREKELGEKAKLFTNVYVKNFTDDIDDEKLKEMFEPYGKITSYKVMTKDDGKSKCFGFVAFETTEAAEAAVEALNGKETSEGKNLYVARAQKKAERQQELKRKFEELKKKRQESVFGVNLYVKNLDDTIDDERLRKEFSMYGTITSAKVMTDEEGRSKGFGFVCFVAPNEATCAVTELNGRVIGSKPLYVALAQRKEVRKAHLATQYMRHMGGMRMQTLGQIFQPTTAGSFFVPTMGPGQRFFGPQVPTTMRNTPRWAGQVPRPVAGAQGVAPAGQAAGGFQNPAMAGAGGAQYRPPNAGAGARGQQQGVQGAHAGAGNSMRNSGARAITGQQTIPAANMPLAGAPIPTGSGQQRAANYKYNTNVRNPTVQQVPAQPKVQQMHQKGGQDKLLTTMLASATPQEQKQILGERLYPMIERMHPNMAGKITGMLLEIENSELLHMIEDLEALKAKVEEAVAVLQVHNVRDTVPTN